One window of Metopolophium dirhodum isolate CAU chromosome 3, ASM1992520v1, whole genome shotgun sequence genomic DNA carries:
- the LOC132941575 gene encoding unconventional myosin-Ia encodes MDLIDENGIWDSVLLEPLTEETFISNLNCRYDSNTNYTYVGNMLIAVNPYKEAHQVSIPLCRIYMSPRSGHLPPHLYAIASWAFRWLVDAAQDQCVVLQGISGSGKSHSISMLLHCLCGTNNHNNLLNQRLLNANIILNSFGNAKTHIHSDASRFIKHVDLELNFKGDIVGATITGYLLDKSRVTSQSALNRNFHIFYQLIYGADIHLLKSLKLTRNSENYVYLKCSNRIRQIDVVNFQSEYQSIKYGFEILGLSESEITSIFKIISSILKLGNLNLVPTNNIDGTEGCIITNDYELYELGELLGTDGEALKKVLTSSVLSSGISAKEARYIKDLLAQSLYTRLFSWLITRLNQSVKAEAKYKRRNLGFLDAFGFDYSDSQMDWDDFVLNSCNDKIHNLVITATLKDEQQEYAMERVQWCLIPFYDNTSVCELIFKTYGGLLSIMDDLILDTNSISVFKRICALQRQYSSSSSEDQISSGVEQISLNDSFMLNHFMGPVKYNINTFVDKNKNSLSPLLCSTMYNGTHPLLKSLFPEGNPERMSSFTVSNPASQLRVWAEAFSATLSGRRCHYVTCISPNRHCQVNSFDSSFVQQQVRWFSLVEIVRLRRSGFCYRLTFEEFLARYKMLSPATWPRPRYGNTARSIRALVVCLPIPSAEFVYGVSKVFVRSPRSVWELEQLRAERLNQLAALVQEAWHRHKRQNSSQNVSNKYQHFRYRITDTLSAAKCITRTVLTWQKRQYLMRLSRSLSVATESPICRAWVPLSNARFAHTHYLLETLHHKWRCHKYRDKFDQTSRNRMREKVTASVIFKNRKASYGQSVAHPFIGDYVRLRQHTQWKKTALQCDDHHVVFADIVNKITRSSGKFVPTLLVISTKSMLILDHRTLQVKYRVPAADIYRLSLSPFLDNVAVFHIKSAYVGCTEEEDDLGGEWSPSPSGCLFHQGPAVGPSDSTYKKKGDIVLQTSHVIEIVTKLFLVIQNVSGSPPDVNISTRFDASFGDQTVTIAFKYLGLPDIAPGQIKIVRKTNKMEIFV; translated from the exons ACGTACGTGGGAAATATGCTTATTGCTGTGAATCCATATAAAGAAGCACATCAAGTTTCTATACCTCTATGTCGAATCTATATGTCACCAAGATCAGGCCATTTACCACCACATCT ttatgctaTAGCTAGTTGGGCTTTTCGATGGTTGGTAGATGCTGCTCAAGATCAATGTGTTGTCCTACAAGGTATTTCTGGCTCAGGTAAAAGCCATTCTATTTCAATGTTGCTGCATTGTTTATGTGGGACcaataatcacaataatttgCTCAATCAACGTTTGTTGAATGCTAACATCATATTAAATT caTTTGGGAATGCCAAAACACATATACATAGTGATGCTTCTCGTTTT ATAAAACATGTTGAtctagaattaaattttaaaggggATATTGTGGGTGCTACAATTACAGGAT ATTTATTGGATAAA tcgAGGGTAACGTCGCAAAGTGCATTGAATAGGAATttccatatattttatcaactaaTTTATGGTGCTGATATTCATTTATTGa aatcCTTAAAACTTACCAGAAATTCAGAAAACTATGTTTACTTAAAATGCAGCAATCGTATTAGACAAATTGATGTTGTTAATTTTCAATCAGAATATCAATCAATAAag TATGGATTTGAGATTTTGGGACTTAGTGAATCTGAAATAaccagtatttttaaaattattagcaGTATATTAAAATTGGGCAATTTGAATTTGGTACCAACTAATAACATCGATGGAACTGAAGGGTGTATTATTACAAATGATTATG AGTTATATGAGCTTGGTGAACTATTAGGCACTGATGGCGAAGCTTTAAAAAAAGTTCTTACATCATCAGTATTATCATCTGGAATTTCTGCGAAAGAAGCACGTTACATTAAGGACTTGCTTGCTCAGTCTTTGTACACTAGGTTATTTTCATGGTTGATAACAAGACTCAATCAAAGTGTTAAAGCTGaagcaaaatataaacgaaGAAATTTAGGCTTTTTAGATGCTTTTGGTTTTGATTATTCTGACAGTCAGATGGATTGGGATGATTTTGTGTTGAATTCCTGTAATGATAAAATCCATAATTTAGTAATAACAGCAACATTGAAAGATGAGCAACAAGAATATGCGATGGAAAGAGTTCAATGGTGTCTCATTCCATTTTATGATAATACATCAGTTTGTGAACTTATATTCAAG acatATGGAGGATTATTGAGTATAATGGatgatttaatattagataccAATAGTATATCAGTTTTTAAACGAATTTGTGCATTACAACGACAGTACAGCTCATCGTCTTCTGAAGACCAAATCAGTTCTGGAGTTGAGCAAATCTCATTGAATGACAGTTTTat gtTAAATCATTTTATGGGCCcagttaagtataatattaatacttttgttgacaaaaataaaaacagtttgaGTCCTTTGTTATGTTCTACTATGTATAACGGTACACATCCATTATTGAAGTCTTTATTTCCTGaag gAAATCCAGAAAGAATGTCATCATTTACTGTTTCTAATCCAGCCAGTCAATTACGTGTTTGGGCAGAAGCATTTTCTGCAACATTATCTGGTCGCCGTTGTCATTATGTAACATGCATATCACCTAATCGTCATTGTCAAGTAAACTCTTTTGACTCTTCTTTTGTACAGCAACAAGTTAGATGGTTTAG tcTTGTAGAAATTGTTCGGTTGCGTAGATCAGGTTTCTGCTATCGACTTACATTTGAAGAATTCCTTGCACGGTATAAAATGCTTAGTCCAGCAACATGGCCTAGACCTCGCTATGGAAATACAGCTCGTTCTATAAGGGCGTTAGTTGTGTGCTTACCAATACCTAGTGCAGAGTTTGTGTATGGTGTATCCAAAGTGTTTGTACGCTCTCCAAGGTCCGTATGGGAATTAGAACAGTTGAGGGCAGAACGTCTTAACCAACTTGCAGCTTTGGTGCAAGAAGCTTGGCATAGACATAAAAGACAAAATTCTtctcaaaatgtatcaaataaatatcaacattttaggTATAGGATTACAGATACACTTTCAGCTGCCAAATGTATTACTAGAACCGTTTTAACTTGGCag aaaCGTCAATATTTGATGAGATTATCAAGAAGCTTAAGTGTAGCTACTGAGTCGCCTATTTGTAGAGCTTGGGTACCATTGTCGAATGCTCGATTTGCGCACACACATTATTTATTAGAGACACTACACCACAAATGGAGA tGTCATAAATATCGGGATAAATTTGATCAGACGTCAAGAAATCGTATGCGTGAGAAAGTCACCGCCAGCgtcatatttaaaaatcgtaAAGCAAGCTATGGTCAGAGTGTGGCACACCCATTTATTGGTGATTATGTCCGTCTAAGACAACATACTCAATGGAAAAAGACTGCCTTGCAGTGTGATGATCATCATGTAGTGTTTGCTGATATAGTAAACAAAATAACACGGAGTAGTGGCAAA tttgtGCCAACTCTTCTTGTGATTTCAACAAAGTCCATGTTAATATTAGACCATAGAACCTTACAAGTGAAATACAGAGTACCAGCTGCAGatatttatagattatcatTATCACCATTTTTAGATAATGTTGCAgtatttcatataaaatca gCGTATGTGGGATGTACCGAAGAGGAAGATGACTTGGGTGGGGAGTGGTCACCATCACCAAGCGGCTGTTTGTTTCACCAAGGACCTGCTGTTGGTCCTTCAGAtagtacatataaaaaaaagggAGATATTGTTCTTCAAACTAGTCACGTCATAGAAATAGTCACCAAACTGTTTTTAGTTATTCAAAATGTGTCTGGTAGTCCACCAGATGTAAACATATCTACTCG GTTTGATGCAAGTTTTGGTGATCAAACTGTAACTATAGCATTCAAATATTTAGGTTTACCAGACATAGCACCAGGTCAAATCAAAATTGTTCGTAAAACAAATAAGATGGAGATATTTGTATAA